A region from the Aegilops tauschii subsp. strangulata cultivar AL8/78 chromosome 5, Aet v6.0, whole genome shotgun sequence genome encodes:
- the LOC109735597 gene encoding protein LURP-one-related 8 has protein sequence MAKVHPNVAAPELPAGGRAVVEEEQPTVLTVWRKSLLFNCDGFTVFDAAGGLAFRVDRYGSSSRIRRRAEDVVLMDAAGKPLLTVRRKIKLSLGLGEHWVVYDGEASASTAKPLLSVRRHHAGLRRRASDKTLAHVTPLGPSSAGADAAAYVVEGSYGRRSCAVRDARGGAPVAEVRRKESVGDDVFRLVVPDHRLGTALSMGVVVALDQMFGAASSRTSLLPRSWSA, from the coding sequence ATGGCAAAGGTGCACCCGAACGTCGCCGCGCCAGAGCTGCCGGCTGGAGGCAGAGCCGTCGTCGAGGAGGAGCAGCCCACGGTGCTGACGGTGTGGCGCAAGTCTCTGCTCTTCAACTGCGACGGCTTCACCGTCTTTGACGCCGCCGGCGGCCTCGCCTTCCGCGTCGACCGCTACGGCTCGTCGTCGAGGATCCGGCGCCGCGCCGAGGACGTCGTGCTCATGGACGCCGCGGGGAAGCCGCTCCTCACCGTGCGGCGCAAGATCAAGCTGAGCCTGGGTCTGGGGGAGCACTGGGTGGTGTACGACGGCGAGGCGAGCGCCTCAACCGCCAAGCCGCTCCTCTCTGTGCGCCGCCACCACGCCGGCCTCCGCCGCCGAGCGTCCGACAAGACGCTCGCGCACGTCACGCCGCTGGGGCCCTCTTCGGCCGGCGCCGACGCGGCCGCCTACGTCGTGGAGGGGTCGTATGGGCGGCGGAGCTGCGCGGTGCGGGACGCGCGCGGGGGTGCCCCCGTGGCGGAGGTGCGGCGGAAGGAGTCGGTGGGGGACGACGTGTTCCGGCTGGTGGTGCCTGACCACCGCCTGGGAACGGCGCTGTCCATGGGCGTCGTCGTCGCCCTCGACCAGATGTTCGGCGCCGCCTCGTCGCGGACGTCGCTCCTGCCCAGGAGCTGGTCGGCGTAG